The following are from one region of the Chloracidobacterium sp. genome:
- a CDS encoding ABC transporter permease: MTVATSRLYENLKMAIDTLRSNKLRSFLTIIGVVVGVITVMLISSIISGIQLAVEQQVKAFGTRSIFVYKMDVGIRFGRPSREERMRPNLTLDDALALRGLSELETAVPRLDVSSGRFGNATVVSAGGKQSTSINLMGTLPEIEAAGTEEIVDGRWFTQSENDNKKDVCVIGDFVRETFFPYRNPVGETIEINGRAFTIIGLLQKKEQFLGGGGGRGDQSNTIYLPFESAARIKPNADDIFIMAIAREGRLRQAQDQVEDLLRVRRQVSYGEKNNFSLSTADSIIDQFQSITAGVALAMVVISSIGLLIGGIGVMNIMLVSVTERTREIGIRKALGAKQSDILLQFLIEAGTLTGFGGLVGLLIGWALTQLISLVFPSYVPYWAPPLGFFASVLIGLFFGLFPAWKAARLDPIEALRYE, from the coding sequence ATGACAGTTGCTACCAGCAGACTATACGAAAACCTGAAGATGGCGATCGACACGCTCCGGAGCAACAAGCTGCGGTCCTTTTTGACGATCATCGGCGTCGTGGTCGGCGTGATAACGGTAATGCTCATTTCGTCGATCATCTCAGGAATTCAATTGGCAGTTGAGCAGCAGGTCAAAGCGTTCGGAACACGATCGATCTTCGTTTACAAGATGGACGTGGGGATCCGGTTCGGTCGCCCTAGCCGTGAAGAAAGGATGCGGCCAAATCTTACGCTTGACGATGCCCTTGCGCTTAGGGGCCTATCAGAACTCGAAACGGCCGTGCCGCGATTGGATGTTTCGAGCGGACGTTTCGGCAACGCTACCGTCGTCTCAGCGGGCGGAAAGCAATCGACCTCGATCAATTTGATGGGTACGCTTCCTGAGATCGAAGCAGCGGGCACCGAAGAGATCGTCGACGGTCGATGGTTCACACAATCGGAAAACGACAACAAGAAGGACGTTTGCGTGATCGGTGATTTCGTCAGAGAGACGTTCTTTCCGTATCGAAATCCGGTCGGCGAGACCATCGAGATCAATGGACGTGCCTTTACCATTATCGGCCTTTTGCAGAAGAAGGAACAGTTTCTTGGCGGCGGAGGCGGGCGAGGCGATCAGAGCAATACGATCTATTTGCCGTTCGAATCGGCCGCGCGAATAAAGCCGAACGCCGATGATATCTTCATAATGGCGATAGCGCGTGAGGGCAGGCTTCGACAGGCCCAGGATCAGGTAGAAGATCTGCTTCGTGTTCGCCGCCAGGTCTCCTACGGCGAAAAGAACAATTTTTCACTTTCGACGGCAGACAGCATAATCGATCAGTTTCAATCGATCACGGCAGGCGTCGCATTGGCGATGGTGGTGATTTCCTCGATCGGCCTTCTTATCGGCGGGATCGGCGTTATGAACATCATGCTTGTGTCCGTCACCGAACGGACCCGAGAGATCGGCATTCGTAAGGCCCTCGGTGCCAAGCAGAGCGACATTCTGCTGCAGTTTCTTATCGAAGCCGGAACGCTCACGGGGTTCGGCGGTCTTGTGGGCTTGCTGATCGGATGGGCACTGACACAGCTTATCAGCCTCGTCTTTCCTTCGTACGTGCCTTATTGGGCACCGCCGCTTGGATTTTTCGCCAGTGTCCTTATTGGTCTCTTCTTTGGGCTCTTTCCGGCGTGGAAGGCCGCAAGACTCGACCCGATCGAGGCATTGCGTTACGAATAA
- a CDS encoding ABC transporter ATP-binding protein codes for MTDLLEVKELQTHFPTRAGLVRAVNDVSFEIKEGELLALVGESGCGKSITALSIMRLIYPPGKIAAGSIKFKGEELTTASDERLRQIRGNDIAMIFQDPMTSLNPVFTVGEQIAEALRLHRKLDKKQAREAAIASMREVAIPSPERRVDDYPHQLSGGMRQRVMIAMALACDPELLIADEPTTALDVTIQAQILELLNELRTSRKLAVLLITHDLGVVADVADRVCVMYTGKIVEESDVAELFRDPKHPYTRGLLHSVPKLNAHKTVANARLQTIEGVVPSPTDLPPGCHFEPRCEFRLERCSVEQIGLYEIGGGSKVRCVLHEPARVEAIGAV; via the coding sequence ATGACCGATCTTCTTGAGGTAAAGGAACTTCAGACCCATTTTCCGACGCGTGCCGGCCTGGTGCGGGCGGTAAACGACGTGAGTTTTGAGATCAAGGAGGGAGAATTGCTGGCGCTCGTCGGGGAATCGGGCTGCGGCAAATCGATCACGGCATTGTCAATAATGCGGCTGATCTATCCGCCTGGAAAGATCGCGGCCGGTTCGATCAAGTTCAAAGGCGAAGAGTTGACGACGGCGAGCGACGAGCGATTGCGGCAAATACGCGGCAACGATATCGCAATGATCTTTCAAGATCCGATGACGTCGCTAAATCCGGTCTTTACGGTCGGGGAACAGATCGCAGAGGCGCTCAGGCTGCATCGGAAGCTCGACAAGAAACAGGCTCGCGAGGCCGCGATCGCCTCAATGCGCGAGGTCGCGATACCTTCACCGGAACGGCGCGTGGACGATTACCCACATCAACTTTCTGGAGGTATGCGGCAGCGGGTGATGATCGCGATGGCCCTCGCTTGCGATCCGGAATTGCTGATCGCCGATGAGCCGACGACAGCCTTGGACGTAACCATTCAGGCGCAGATACTGGAGCTTCTCAATGAGCTGCGGACATCACGTAAGCTTGCGGTGCTTTTGATAACGCATGACCTTGGCGTCGTGGCAGATGTTGCCGACAGGGTATGTGTGATGTACACCGGAAAGATCGTTGAGGAATCGGACGTAGCGGAATTGTTCCGCGACCCGAAGCATCCATACACCCGCGGGCTGCTTCATTCGGTTCCGAAACTGAACGCTCATAAAACGGTGGCTAACGCACGGCTTCAGACGATCGAAGGCGTGGTGCCAAGCCCGACCGATCTGCCGCCCGGCTGCCATTTCGAACCGCGATGCGAGTTTCGGCTGGAACGGTGTTCGGTCGAACAGATCGGTCTTTACGAAATTGGCGGCGGTTCCAAAGTCAGATGCGTCCTCCACGAACCGGCCCGAGTTGAAGCGATCGGGGCTGTATAA
- a CDS encoding dipeptide ABC transporter ATP-binding protein: MESVAAKTQRDVLLAARDLVKHFPVEDSDDVVRAVDGVSFEISSGETLGLVGESGCGKSTVGRCLLRLHEPSSGEVWFEGKNIVGLPHREMQLLRREMQIIFQDPYSSLNPRLSILGIVSEPLKIHGIGNRQERRDRVADLLSKVGLDPKYMDRYAHEFSGGQRQRIGIARALALNPKLIICDEPVSALDVSVQAQVVNLLQDLQQEFGLTYLFISHGLAVVEHISNRVAVMYLGKIVEIADAEELYEDPQHPYTKALLSAIPLPDPTQRRERIILSGDVPTPIDPPSGCRFRTRCPIAIGECANVEPALVEVTTGHMAACIRIGEKL; encoded by the coding sequence ATGGAATCTGTCGCAGCGAAAACCCAGAGAGACGTATTGCTCGCAGCTCGCGATCTTGTTAAGCATTTTCCAGTGGAGGATAGTGATGACGTGGTGCGGGCAGTCGACGGGGTGTCTTTCGAGATCTCGTCAGGCGAAACGCTTGGGCTCGTGGGCGAATCAGGCTGCGGAAAATCGACGGTCGGCCGCTGTCTTCTCAGGCTTCACGAGCCCTCAAGCGGTGAAGTATGGTTTGAAGGCAAGAATATCGTCGGGCTTCCACATCGAGAGATGCAGTTACTGCGGCGGGAAATGCAGATCATTTTCCAGGACCCGTATTCGAGCCTTAATCCGCGATTGAGCATCCTCGGTATAGTTTCCGAACCGTTGAAGATCCACGGCATCGGAAACAGGCAGGAGCGTCGCGACCGGGTGGCCGATCTTTTGTCAAAGGTCGGACTCGATCCGAAGTATATGGATCGCTACGCCCATGAATTCTCAGGCGGACAACGGCAGCGCATCGGCATCGCGCGTGCACTTGCCCTCAACCCGAAGCTTATCATTTGTGATGAGCCGGTCTCGGCACTCGACGTATCGGTTCAGGCGCAGGTCGTAAATTTGCTCCAGGACCTGCAGCAGGAGTTTGGGCTGACTTATCTTTTTATCTCGCATGGGCTTGCGGTGGTGGAACATATCTCAAACCGGGTCGCGGTGATGTATCTCGGCAAGATCGTTGAGATCGCAGATGCAGAGGAACTCTATGAAGATCCTCAGCATCCCTATACCAAGGCTCTACTTTCTGCGATCCCGCTGCCGGACCCGACGCAGCGGCGAGAGCGGATCATACTTTCCGGCGACGTTCCGACGCCGATAGATCCGCCGTCGGGGTGCCGCTTTCGCACTCGATGTCCGATCGCCATCGGTGAATGCGCGAACGTCGAGCCCGCGTTGGTCGAAGTCACAACAGGCCACATGGCGGCCTGTATCCGTATTGGAGAAAAATTGTAG
- a CDS encoding S41 family peptidase, translating to MKLRINISFLAIVSLVFAAGAFAQTQSASRPSQNTPAVTTSTKKAVTVENIEQDVAEALSLIESKHVVGKKINYNDVFKSSIDGMLHSLDPHSNYFDAKEFEQFRTDQSSRYFGIGATIGDLSDAQGNVVATYIRATFENAPANRAGLRFGDKIVEVNGTSMIGKPFSEVRNFLRGPRGTAAKIVVERHGSGKRETVEIVRDAVPQPSIAEAYMIRPGVGYIAMTGGFNQTTYGEFAEAMRTLKAKGMKQLVLDLKNNGGGLVGQAYRVANTFLSTGQTVFTQKGRLEGTTEPYRAENPNPESMPIVVLVNRNSASASEILAGALQDHDRALIVGETTFGKGLVQNPFILDYGSMLLLTIAKYETPSGRLIQRDYSDGNLYSYYTKGGIGRDDETGPKQNGQESKTDSGRVVYSGGGITPDVEVKADTIPVEQARFQQRLTNPIFAFALDLAFGKVKGLESFKIDRPITFSYDLAPADLVISDTVFESFKNFAVEKYKYTPAQIEKERKFVERVLRSELVTAAYGSTTSFQVFNEYDNQLMRAIELLPQARQLAIDGAKARSNATSKNTGANK from the coding sequence GTGAAGTTACGTATTAATATTTCATTCCTTGCAATAGTGTCGCTCGTTTTCGCTGCCGGGGCCTTTGCGCAGACGCAAAGCGCATCCAGGCCGTCGCAGAACACACCGGCAGTAACAACATCCACAAAAAAAGCTGTCACAGTCGAGAACATCGAACAGGATGTCGCCGAAGCTCTTTCGCTCATCGAATCTAAGCACGTCGTTGGAAAAAAGATAAATTACAACGACGTTTTTAAGAGTTCGATCGACGGTATGCTCCATTCGCTCGATCCGCATTCGAATTATTTCGATGCCAAGGAATTCGAACAATTCCGGACCGATCAAAGCTCTCGCTATTTTGGGATCGGCGCGACCATCGGCGATCTTAGCGACGCCCAGGGCAACGTCGTTGCAACATACATCCGCGCGACCTTCGAGAATGCGCCCGCAAATCGTGCAGGATTGCGATTCGGCGACAAGATCGTCGAGGTCAACGGAACGTCGATGATCGGAAAGCCATTTTCAGAGGTTCGCAACTTTCTGCGAGGGCCTCGCGGCACCGCGGCTAAGATCGTTGTCGAACGACATGGCAGCGGCAAGCGTGAAACTGTCGAGATCGTTCGCGATGCCGTTCCGCAGCCATCAATAGCCGAAGCGTATATGATCCGTCCGGGCGTCGGCTATATCGCGATGACCGGCGGTTTTAATCAGACGACCTACGGCGAGTTTGCCGAAGCAATGCGTACGCTAAAGGCAAAGGGGATGAAGCAGCTTGTTCTCGATCTCAAGAATAATGGCGGCGGCCTTGTTGGTCAGGCCTATCGCGTAGCGAACACGTTCCTTTCTACAGGCCAGACAGTTTTCACACAAAAAGGCAGGCTTGAAGGCACGACCGAACCATATCGTGCCGAGAACCCCAACCCTGAGTCGATGCCGATCGTTGTCCTTGTCAATCGAAATTCAGCATCGGCATCCGAGATCCTTGCGGGAGCGCTGCAGGACCACGACCGTGCGCTGATCGTCGGCGAAACGACCTTCGGCAAGGGATTGGTGCAGAATCCGTTCATACTCGATTACGGTTCGATGCTTTTGCTAACCATCGCGAAATACGAAACGCCTTCTGGCAGGCTCATTCAGCGCGATTACTCTGACGGCAATTTGTACAGCTATTACACCAAGGGCGGGATCGGACGTGATGATGAGACCGGGCCAAAGCAGAATGGTCAGGAGAGCAAGACAGACTCGGGACGCGTGGTTTACAGCGGCGGTGGAATAACACCTGATGTTGAGGTCAAGGCCGATACCATTCCGGTCGAACAAGCCCGATTTCAGCAGCGTCTGACCAACCCGATCTTTGCGTTCGCGCTTGACCTTGCATTTGGCAAAGTAAAGGGCCTCGAATCATTCAAGATCGATCGTCCGATCACGTTCTCTTACGACCTCGCTCCGGCCGACCTTGTGATTTCCGACACGGTTTTCGAGAGTTTCAAAAACTTCGCTGTCGAAAAATATAAATACACGCCTGCTCAGATCGAGAAGGAACGCAAGTTCGTCGAGCGGGTGCTTCGTTCCGAACTCGTCACCGCCGCCTACGGCAGTACCACATCGTTTCAGGTCTTCAATGAGTATGACAACCAGCTGATGCGTGCGATCGAACTGCTGCCTCAGGCTCGCCAGCTTGCGATCGATGGTGCGAAGGCACGTTCAAATGCGACAAGCAAGAATACCGGCGCGAACAAATGA
- a CDS encoding ABC transporter permease: MNFAETLKLAIASILGNKLRSFLTLLGMIIGMTAFMIVLSLLQGFNGYVDEKIAGIGSNTFTVMRFGFDDFKDSDTIAAAQRRNKELDFAELDFLKRNARQIGQIGAKAGNTTRDVRFGTQTLADVSISGVEPVIAELENVDIAEGRYFSDAENRNSTRVAFVGADVASKLFPKGGALGSEISIQGIPYRIIGVQVAKGSVFGQSQDNFILLPIETFGANFGGLKFSRAPSFIVSPKEGVKMADAVDEVRSLLRIKRKLESGEKDNFGIITPDAISGLRDSLFGTISIVILIVPAIALLVGAIVIMNIMLVAVTERTKEIGIRKAVGAKQSDILRQFLFESALLAAIGGVIGLVLALVAGQAITAFVFPTRIPWWAAVVAIGVSAAVGILAGLFPAWKAAQLDPIEALRAD; encoded by the coding sequence ATGAATTTCGCCGAAACACTTAAACTCGCTATTGCTTCGATCCTTGGAAACAAGCTTCGGTCATTCCTCACGCTATTGGGGATGATCATCGGCATGACCGCGTTCATGATCGTGCTTTCGCTGCTTCAGGGTTTCAATGGCTACGTGGATGAAAAGATCGCCGGTATTGGTTCCAATACATTCACGGTCATGCGCTTCGGCTTCGACGACTTCAAGGACAGCGACACGATCGCGGCCGCACAACGACGAAACAAGGAACTCGATTTTGCAGAGCTTGACTTCTTGAAACGCAATGCCCGACAGATAGGCCAGATCGGGGCAAAGGCCGGAAACACGACCCGCGACGTAAGGTTCGGGACTCAAACACTCGCCGATGTGTCGATCAGCGGCGTTGAGCCGGTGATCGCCGAGCTCGAGAATGTGGACATCGCAGAGGGGCGATACTTTTCCGATGCCGAAAACAGAAATTCTACCCGTGTGGCATTCGTCGGGGCCGATGTCGCGAGCAAGCTCTTTCCCAAAGGCGGTGCGCTTGGCAGCGAGATCTCGATCCAGGGCATTCCGTATCGCATTATCGGCGTTCAGGTAGCGAAAGGAAGCGTCTTTGGCCAATCGCAGGACAATTTTATCCTGCTGCCGATCGAGACCTTTGGAGCGAATTTTGGCGGATTGAAATTTAGCCGCGCGCCAAGTTTTATAGTCAGTCCGAAAGAGGGAGTGAAAATGGCCGATGCAGTGGACGAGGTCCGGAGCCTGCTTCGGATCAAACGAAAGCTCGAGTCTGGCGAAAAAGACAATTTTGGGATCATCACACCTGACGCGATCAGCGGCCTTCGGGACAGTCTCTTTGGGACGATCTCGATCGTCATCCTCATCGTACCTGCGATCGCGTTGTTGGTAGGTGCGATCGTGATAATGAACATCATGCTTGTTGCGGTGACCGAGCGTACGAAAGAGATCGGCATCCGCAAAGCGGTAGGTGCAAAGCAATCGGATATACTTCGGCAGTTTCTTTTCGAATCGGCGTTGCTTGCAGCTATCGGCGGGGTCATCGGCCTGGTTCTGGCTTTGGTCGCCGGCCAGGCGATCACGGCATTTGTGTTCCCGACACGTATCCCATGGTGGGCAGCCGTGGTCGCCATCGGTGTATCGGCAGCCGTCGGGATTCTGGCCGGATTGTTCCCTGCATGGAAAGCGGCACAGTTAGACCCGATCGAGGCGTTGAGGGCGGATTGA
- a CDS encoding ABC transporter ATP-binding protein — MENGESEGAAESNGATGSNGALISMHNIWKTYQMGVEELHALRDVSFRVEKGEYLAIIGPSGSGKSTLMNLIGCLDSPTKGQYWINGQLVSEMTDDELARIRNKEIGFVFQTFNLLARATALHNVELPLIYAGLRAGERHEKAQAALESVELGDRVLHRPNELSGGQRQRVAIARALVNHPSILLADEPTGALDSKTSVEIMALFEKLHAEGNTIIIVTHEHEVAERAHRIITIRDGRIEKDEQVR, encoded by the coding sequence ATGGAAAACGGAGAAAGCGAGGGTGCGGCCGAATCGAACGGAGCAACCGGCTCCAACGGCGCTCTTATCTCGATGCACAACATCTGGAAGACGTATCAAATGGGCGTCGAAGAACTCCACGCGCTAAGGGACGTTTCTTTCAGGGTCGAGAAAGGCGAGTACCTTGCGATCATCGGGCCCTCCGGCTCAGGCAAGTCTACGCTCATGAATTTGATCGGCTGTCTCGATTCGCCGACGAAAGGCCAATATTGGATAAACGGCCAGCTTGTCTCGGAAATGACCGATGACGAGTTGGCGCGTATTCGTAACAAGGAGATCGGTTTCGTTTTTCAGACGTTCAACCTTCTAGCCCGTGCCACTGCCCTTCATAATGTCGAACTCCCGCTGATATACGCCGGGCTGCGGGCGGGCGAACGTCACGAAAAGGCTCAGGCCGCTCTTGAGTCGGTGGAACTCGGCGACCGTGTCCTTCACCGTCCGAACGAACTATCCGGCGGACAGCGGCAGCGTGTCGCGATCGCCCGGGCGCTCGTAAATCATCCTTCGATATTGCTTGCCGATGAGCCCACCGGTGCACTTGATTCAAAAACGAGCGTCGAGATCATGGCTCTTTTCGAAAAGCTCCATGCCGAGGGCAACACCATCATTATCGTCACGCACGAACATGAGGTGGCCGAACGCGCTCACCGGATCATCACCATTCGCGACGGCCGGATCGAAAAGGACGAACAGGTGAGATGA
- a CDS encoding YIP1 family protein — protein MEAENQAEWEAPPPPEKIVVETHEMSEIATLGNIFLEPGRTFEDLRKKPRFVLATVIISLLVTGFAFGLYYKVGDAGMRRFMTEQIDKSPQSGSMSPEQKSNMVDMNMTIGSVVRYVMPLLVVISMLVGGLFYWLGAKAFGGTGGFLHGLSTWVYASLPPSVVGMIANFIVLFFKSPDDIDIAASQRGVVNANPSVLFGSDASPVLVTLISAFDIFLIWGWVLAAIGLRITNKISSGSAWAITLIFALIGITFRVIGAFFSGNPS, from the coding sequence ATGGAAGCTGAAAATCAGGCAGAATGGGAGGCACCGCCGCCGCCCGAGAAGATCGTAGTCGAAACGCACGAGATGTCGGAAATTGCGACGCTCGGGAATATCTTCCTTGAACCCGGCCGGACCTTTGAAGATCTGCGGAAAAAGCCGCGTTTCGTCCTCGCAACGGTCATCATCTCGTTACTTGTCACCGGATTTGCATTCGGTCTTTACTATAAGGTCGGTGACGCTGGTATGCGGCGGTTCATGACCGAGCAGATCGACAAAAGCCCGCAAAGCGGGTCGATGAGCCCCGAGCAAAAGTCGAACATGGTCGACATGAATATGACGATCGGGAGCGTAGTACGCTATGTGATGCCTCTTCTGGTCGTGATATCGATGCTGGTCGGCGGCCTGTTTTATTGGCTTGGAGCCAAGGCTTTTGGCGGGACCGGCGGCTTTCTGCACGGTCTTTCAACATGGGTTTATGCGTCTCTGCCCCCGAGTGTGGTCGGCATGATCGCAAACTTCATAGTACTGTTCTTCAAATCACCCGACGACATAGATATTGCGGCAAGCCAGCGCGGCGTCGTCAATGCAAATCCATCGGTCCTTTTTGGGTCTGACGCAAGCCCAGTGCTTGTTACGCTCATCAGCGCCTTTGACATCTTTTTGATATGGGGTTGGGTTTTGGCGGCGATCGGGCTTCGGATCACGAACAAGATCTCATCGGGATCGGCGTGGGCAATTACGCTGATATTCGCATTGATCGGGATTACTTTCAGGGTGATCGGTGCCTTCTTCTCAGGAAACCCAAGTTAG
- a CDS encoding M28 family peptidase, producing the protein MLAMRISLTALAILCFSAALFGQAASPTPVLYSEKTLAELKAVRDAAIASDYAYRQTAYLTNNIGPRLSGSAQAQRAVEYVAEEMRKLGLEVRLQELKVPHWERGKETGELVKFVGMAPGSTQKVVLTALGGSIATPESGLTAEIVVVSSYEELNALGRSAVAGKIVLFNGKFDRQMAAAGFGSQAYGQAVQFRSGGAIAAARLGAVAALVRSAGGSQNRLAHTGAMRYDTNVPKIPAAAVSSEDADLIDHLVRMGPTNIRLVLTPRTFPDATSYNVIADLKGSDRPDEIVIVSGHLDSWDLGTGALDDATGIAVSMQVPYLLGQLKLRPKRTIRFIAYMNEENGLVGGTQYAAAESANIQNHFAALESDLGASHPLGFLFAGKPEAMPFFAPLSAILRHHGSGLSRMETGVGADIGPLTRLGVPSFAPWFDTRTYFNYHHNSADTFDKVKPDELARVGSVMAVMAYGLANLERPLPR; encoded by the coding sequence ATGTTGGCCATGCGAATATCGTTGACAGCATTAGCCATTCTCTGTTTTTCGGCTGCGCTCTTCGGACAGGCCGCCTCACCTACGCCCGTTCTTTATTCCGAAAAAACGCTGGCTGAACTCAAGGCGGTTCGTGATGCCGCGATCGCCAGCGACTATGCGTATCGTCAGACGGCCTATTTAACGAACAATATCGGGCCGCGGCTTTCAGGATCGGCTCAAGCTCAGCGAGCGGTCGAGTACGTCGCCGAAGAGATGCGTAAGCTCGGGCTCGAAGTGCGTTTGCAGGAGCTAAAAGTGCCGCATTGGGAACGCGGCAAAGAAACGGGCGAACTTGTAAAATTCGTAGGGATGGCACCCGGATCGACTCAAAAGGTCGTATTGACCGCTCTCGGCGGAAGTATTGCAACGCCCGAATCCGGTTTGACCGCAGAAATTGTGGTCGTAAGCAGTTACGAAGAGCTTAATGCTCTTGGCCGCAGCGCCGTTGCCGGCAAGATCGTGCTTTTCAACGGGAAATTTGATCGGCAGATGGCTGCAGCCGGATTTGGTTCCCAGGCGTATGGTCAAGCGGTCCAGTTTCGATCTGGCGGCGCCATTGCCGCTGCTCGTCTCGGGGCCGTTGCGGCCCTTGTCCGTTCGGCCGGCGGTTCGCAGAATCGGCTTGCTCATACAGGGGCGATGCGTTATGACACGAACGTCCCAAAAATACCTGCTGCTGCCGTTTCGAGCGAGGATGCCGACCTTATCGATCATCTGGTCCGCATGGGCCCGACCAACATTCGTCTTGTGCTGACCCCAAGGACGTTTCCGGATGCGACGAGCTATAACGTTATCGCGGACCTAAAGGGATCTGACCGGCCTGATGAGATCGTTATCGTTTCCGGCCATCTCGATTCGTGGGACCTCGGAACCGGAGCGCTCGATGACGCAACCGGCATCGCCGTCTCAATGCAGGTGCCTTACCTTCTGGGCCAACTCAAATTAAGGCCAAAACGGACGATCCGGTTCATTGCTTATATGAATGAGGAAAACGGGTTGGTAGGCGGGACGCAGTATGCGGCTGCGGAATCGGCGAATATTCAGAATCATTTTGCCGCACTTGAGAGCGACCTCGGAGCCTCGCATCCGCTTGGGTTCCTTTTTGCCGGAAAGCCCGAGGCAATGCCGTTCTTCGCACCGCTTTCCGCGATATTGCGACATCACGGTTCAGGATTGTCCCGGATGGAAACAGGCGTCGGTGCAGATATCGGACCTCTCACACGGCTTGGTGTTCCTTCGTTCGCTCCCTGGTTCGACACTCGAACTTATTTTAACTACCACCATAATTCGGCCGACACTTTTGACAAGGTGAAACCGGACGAACTCGCCCGCGTCGGTTCGGTAATGGCGGTGATGGCCTATGGCCTGGCGAATCTTGAAAGGCCGCTTCCGCGATAG